One Chromatiaceae bacterium DNA segment encodes these proteins:
- the orn gene encoding oligoribonuclease: MKPDDNHLVWLDLEMTGLEPAQDRILEIATLVTDTHLEVLAEGPVIAIHQPEVVLAAMDDWNREHHGASGLLQRVRASDRDEAGAELETLAFLAAWVPAGKSPLCGNSICQDRRFLAGSMPQLEAWFHYRNLDVSSLKILAQRWAPAVADAFKKQSAHRAMDDIRESIAELRHYREHLLRL, translated from the coding sequence ATGAAACCCGACGACAACCATTTGGTTTGGCTGGACCTGGAAATGACGGGTCTGGAACCAGCACAGGATCGGATCCTCGAGATCGCTACCCTCGTTACCGACACCCACCTGGAGGTCCTGGCGGAGGGGCCGGTCATTGCCATCCATCAGCCCGAGGTGGTGCTGGCGGCCATGGACGATTGGAACCGGGAACACCATGGGGCCTCTGGCCTGTTGCAGCGGGTTCGGGCCAGCGATCGGGACGAGGCAGGGGCGGAACTCGAAACCCTGGCGTTTCTCGCGGCATGGGTGCCGGCGGGCAAGTCGCCCCTCTGCGGCAACAGCATCTGCCAGGACCGGCGTTTTCTTGCCGGGTCCATGCCCCAGCTGGAGGCCTGGTTCCATTACCGCAATCTGGACGTGAGCAGCCTCAAGATCCTGGCGCAGCGCTGGGCGCCGGCGGTGGCGGACGCCTTCAAAAAGCAATCGGCCCACCGCGCCATGGACGATATTCGCGAATCCATCGCCGAACTCCGGCACTATCGGGAGCACCTGCTGCGGCTCTGA
- the queG gene encoding tRNA epoxyqueuosine(34) reductase QueG — MTPPLSTKETTTLRRPGRAAENHYHPAPPSDPGPLKDADLALIAERIKKWGRELGFQQVGITGIDLAEDEARLLAWLEQGRMGEMDYLVRHGVKRARPAELVPGTLRVLSARMDYLPEAQDRLREHLEEPTTAFISRYALGRDYHKLMRTRLQRLAERITAEIGPFGHRAFVDSAPVLEKALAHKAGLGWIGKHTNLINRQAGSWFFLGELFVDLPLPPDTPATHHCGRCQACLDVCPTGAILAPYQLDARRCISYLTIELKGPIPAPLRPLMGNRIYGCDDCQLVCPWNRFSRLTREGDFHPRQGLEAATLIALFAWDEAEFLHRTAGSAIRRIGHPRWLRNLAVALGNAPPSPAAIAALEGRRDHASELVREHVVWALARQSRSRCSR, encoded by the coding sequence ATGACGCCCCCTCTTTCGACTAAAGAAACCACTACCCTCCGCCGCCCTGGTCGGGCAGCCGAGAACCATTACCACCCCGCGCCGCCATCAGACCCAGGACCCCTTAAGGACGCTGATCTGGCGTTAATCGCCGAGCGCATCAAGAAATGGGGCCGGGAATTGGGATTCCAGCAGGTCGGCATCACCGGCATCGACCTGGCCGAGGACGAGGCCCGGCTGTTGGCCTGGCTCGAACAAGGCCGCATGGGCGAGATGGATTACCTGGTCCGCCACGGCGTCAAGCGCGCCCGGCCCGCGGAGCTGGTGCCCGGCACCCTGCGCGTCCTCTCCGCGCGGATGGACTATCTCCCCGAGGCCCAGGACCGCCTGCGCGAGCACCTGGAGGAACCGACCACGGCCTTCATCTCCCGCTACGCCCTGGGCCGGGACTATCACAAGCTGATGCGCACCCGCCTGCAACGCCTGGCCGAGCGCATCACCGCCGAAATCGGCCCCTTTGGCCACCGCGCCTTCGTCGATTCCGCCCCGGTGCTGGAGAAGGCCCTGGCCCACAAAGCCGGCCTGGGCTGGATCGGCAAACATACCAACCTGATCAACCGCCAGGCCGGCTCCTGGTTTTTTCTCGGCGAACTCTTCGTCGATTTACCGCTACCGCCGGATACACCGGCCACTCATCACTGCGGGCGGTGCCAGGCCTGCCTGGACGTCTGCCCGACCGGCGCCATTCTGGCGCCCTACCAGCTCGACGCCCGCCGCTGTATCTCCTATCTCACCATCGAACTGAAGGGCCCCATCCCCGCACCCCTGCGGCCCTTGATGGGCAACCGGATTTATGGCTGCGATGACTGCCAGTTGGTCTGCCCCTGGAACCGCTTCTCCCGGCTCACCCGGGAGGGGGATTTCCACCCCCGCCAGGGCCTGGAAGCCGCCACCCTCATCGCCCTCTTCGCCTGGGACGAGGCGGAGTTCCTGCACCGCACCGCGGGCAGCGCCATCCGCCGCATCGGGCATCCCCGCTGGCTGCGCAATCTCGCCGTCGCCCTAGGCAATGCCCCGCCCTCCCCCGCCGCCATCGCGGCACTGGAGGGACGACGCGATCATGCCAGCGAACTGGTCCGCGAGCACGTCGTCTGGGCCCTGGCCCGTCAGAGCCGCAGCAGGTGCTCCCGATAG
- the folB gene encoding dihydroneopterin aldolase, with the protein MDIVFLSGLRIETTIGIYDWEKQIKQPVVLDLEMGADVARGAATDRIEDALDYKRVSKRLKEFVAESRFELVETLAERCAALLREEFGIPWLRLSVNKIGAVSGAADVGVIIERGERPGGA; encoded by the coding sequence ATGGATATCGTGTTCCTGAGCGGGTTGCGCATCGAGACTACCATCGGTATCTACGATTGGGAAAAGCAGATCAAACAGCCCGTGGTGCTGGATCTGGAGATGGGCGCGGACGTGGCCCGGGGGGCGGCCACGGATCGCATCGAGGATGCCCTGGACTACAAGCGGGTATCCAAGCGCCTCAAGGAATTCGTGGCCGAGAGCCGCTTCGAACTGGTGGAGACCCTGGCGGAGCGCTGCGCGGCGCTGCTGCGCGAGGAGTTTGGCATTCCCTGGTTGCGGCTCAGCGTCAATAAGATTGGCGCTGTCAGCGGCGCGGCGGACGTGGGCGTCATCATTGAACGCGGGGAGCGGCCTGGCGGTGCCTAG
- the folK gene encoding 2-amino-4-hydroxy-6-hydroxymethyldihydropteridine diphosphokinase, whose translation MPRVWLGLGSNLDRESSLRAAIGALRRHYGELVLSPVYETPAVGFVGEPFLNLVVGFQTAESVAALIGCLRAIEGAAGRVRGPNRFAPRTLDIDLLTYGDAVGLIDGYDLPRDEILRYAFVLKPLADVAGEEFHPATGRTYGELWRDFSGEALTLEPLVLDLTGEPANPVSPPDHLKRS comes from the coding sequence GTGCCTAGGGTCTGGCTAGGTCTGGGGAGCAATCTGGACCGGGAGTCATCCTTGCGAGCCGCCATTGGCGCCCTGCGCCGGCATTATGGCGAGCTGGTGCTCTCCCCGGTTTACGAGACCCCTGCGGTGGGTTTCGTGGGTGAGCCCTTTCTGAATCTGGTGGTTGGCTTCCAAACGGCGGAGTCCGTGGCGGCCCTGATTGGCTGCCTGCGCGCCATCGAGGGTGCGGCGGGGCGGGTCCGGGGCCCCAATAGGTTCGCGCCTCGGACCCTGGATATCGATCTGCTGACCTACGGTGATGCCGTGGGTCTCATCGATGGCTATGACTTGCCGCGCGACGAGATCCTGCGTTATGCCTTCGTGCTCAAACCCCTGGCGGACGTGGCCGGGGAGGAGTTCCATCCAGCAACCGGACGCACCTATGGCGAACTGTGGCGGGATTTTAGCGGGGAGGCGCTCACCCTTGAGCCCCTGGTTCTGGATCTGACCGGGGAACCGGCCAACCCGGTCTCTCCTCCGGATCACTTGAAGAGGTCCTGA
- the hflD gene encoding high frequency lysogenization protein HflD codes for MIYTLQDRLLALGAIYQASLCVRRIATKGTVDTDLMEPCIHSLFQTDAGSTADIFGPPGALTPGIRELANQLSGKTPKDLEFTRYLLALLKLESVLTGRPDMIQQIAQGIEGARAKLVHFPMLHPNLLAHLADIYSQTVSQFQPRIMVKGEPNFLQNPDNQNRIRSLLLAGIRAAWLWRQVGGSRWKIVLGRGKLLEAAHHYLRLNTH; via the coding sequence ATGATCTACACCCTTCAAGACCGCCTCCTCGCCCTGGGGGCCATCTACCAAGCCAGTCTTTGTGTCCGCCGCATCGCCACCAAGGGCACGGTGGACACGGACCTCATGGAGCCCTGCATTCACAGTCTCTTTCAAACCGATGCCGGCTCCACCGCCGACATTTTCGGCCCCCCGGGGGCGCTAACCCCTGGCATCCGGGAACTGGCCAACCAACTCAGCGGTAAGACGCCCAAGGACCTGGAATTCACCCGCTACCTGCTCGCCCTCCTCAAGCTGGAGTCCGTGCTTACCGGTCGCCCTGACATGATCCAGCAGATTGCCCAAGGCATCGAGGGCGCCCGCGCCAAGCTGGTGCATTTCCCCATGCTGCACCCCAACCTACTGGCCCACCTGGCCGACATCTACAGTCAGACCGTCAGCCAGTTCCAGCCCCGCATCATGGTGAAGGGGGAGCCCAACTTTCTGCAAAACCCGGACAACCAGAACCGCATCCGATCCCTGCTGCTGGCCGGGATACGCGCCGCCTGGCTCTGGCGCCAGGTCGGCGGCAGCCGCTGGAAGATCGTCTTAGGGCGGGGCAAGCTGCTGGAGGCGGCCCATCATTACCTGCGCTTGAACACCCATTAA
- the mnmA gene encoding tRNA 2-thiouridine(34) synthase MnmA, with the protein MPPPIALHSAPCSVMVGLSGGVDSSVAALLLLEQGHRVEGLFMKNWEEDDAAGYCAAAADLRDAMAVATRLGIPLGTVNFATEYWDRVFSDFLAEYQANRTPNPDVLCNREIKFRAFLDHALTLGLQRIATGHYARLTEDTRGYHLCLSRDADKDQTYFLHLLDQEQLAHALFPLGELNKQEVRALARRAGLANAAKKDSTGICFIGERRFKDFLTRYVPPNPGPIETPEGQCLGEHPGLAYFTLGQRQGLGIGGQAGGLEAPWFVAAKDATRNSLIVVQGHDHPLLFSRRLIASRLHWISGQPPRDPPFACQARLRHRQALQTCRIEDLSGDRARLSFVQPQRAVTPGQSAVIYLGEECLGGGIIEATEP; encoded by the coding sequence ATGCCCCCCCCGATAGCCCTTCATTCTGCCCCGTGCTCCGTCATGGTCGGCCTCTCGGGCGGCGTGGATTCATCGGTGGCGGCCCTGCTGCTGCTGGAACAGGGGCATCGGGTGGAAGGACTCTTCATGAAGAACTGGGAGGAAGATGACGCTGCCGGCTATTGCGCGGCGGCGGCGGATCTGAGGGATGCGATGGCGGTCGCGACCCGGCTTGGCATCCCCCTGGGTACCGTCAACTTTGCCACGGAGTATTGGGATCGGGTCTTTTCCGATTTCCTGGCGGAGTACCAGGCCAACCGAACCCCCAATCCGGATGTTCTGTGCAACCGCGAAATTAAATTCCGCGCCTTCCTGGATCATGCCCTGACCCTCGGCCTGCAGCGGATCGCCACCGGCCACTATGCCCGCCTGACCGAGGACACCCGGGGCTATCACCTCTGCCTGAGCCGCGATGCGGATAAGGACCAAACCTATTTCCTCCACCTCCTGGACCAGGAGCAGCTCGCCCACGCCCTCTTCCCCCTCGGGGAACTGAATAAGCAAGAGGTCCGCGCCTTGGCTCGGCGGGCCGGTCTGGCAAACGCGGCCAAAAAGGACAGCACCGGTATCTGCTTCATCGGCGAACGCCGTTTCAAAGACTTCCTCACCCGCTATGTCCCGCCTAACCCGGGTCCCATCGAGACACCGGAGGGGCAATGCCTCGGCGAGCACCCGGGGCTGGCCTATTTCACCCTCGGCCAGCGGCAGGGGCTCGGCATCGGTGGCCAGGCGGGGGGTCTGGAGGCCCCGTGGTTCGTGGCTGCCAAGGATGCGACCCGCAACAGCCTGATTGTGGTTCAGGGCCACGACCACCCCCTGCTGTTCAGCCGCCGCCTGATCGCCAGCCGGTTGCACTGGATCAGCGGTCAGCCGCCTCGCGACCCACCCTTCGCCTGCCAGGCCCGCCTGCGGCATCGCCAGGCCCTGCAAACCTGCCGGATCGAGGATCTCAGTGGGGATCGCGCCAGACTCAGCTTTGTCCAGCCCCAAAGGGCCGTCACCCCCGGCCAATCGGCGGTCATTTATTTAGGCGAGGAATGCCTGGGGGGTGGCATCATTGAGGCCACGGAACCCTGA
- a CDS encoding RnfABCDGE type electron transport complex subunit A — translation MNDLLWIFVSTLLINNFVLAYFLGICPFLGVSQRLDTAFRLGMATSFVMLITGLCVWFLNTYILEHAPYLRLISFIVVIASTVQFIEMVIKKLSPALFRALGIYLPLITTNCAVLAIAIFTTNKGYGLVEGMVYALGSGLGFTLAMVLMAGLRQETELAPVPRLIRGTAMNLIIAGILSTAFMGFAGLFSAT, via the coding sequence ATGAACGATCTACTGTGGATCTTCGTCAGCACCCTGCTGATCAACAACTTCGTTCTTGCCTACTTCCTCGGGATCTGCCCCTTTCTCGGCGTCTCCCAACGCCTGGACACCGCCTTCCGGCTGGGTATGGCCACCTCCTTCGTCATGCTCATCACCGGCCTCTGCGTTTGGTTCCTCAACACCTACATCCTCGAGCACGCGCCCTATCTACGGCTCATCAGCTTCATCGTGGTCATCGCCAGCACGGTGCAGTTCATCGAGATGGTGATCAAGAAGCTGAGCCCCGCCTTGTTCAGGGCCCTGGGGATCTACCTGCCGCTCATCACCACCAACTGCGCCGTTCTCGCGATCGCCATCTTCACCACCAACAAGGGCTATGGCCTGGTGGAGGGAATGGTCTATGCCCTGGGGTCGGGCCTCGGCTTTACCCTCGCCATGGTGCTGATGGCCGGGCTACGGCAGGAAACTGAGTTGGCCCCCGTCCCCCGCCTGATCCGCGGCACCGCCATGAACCTCATCATCGCCGGCATCCTGTCCACCGCCTTCATGGGCTTTGCCGGTCTCTTCAGCGCGACCTGA
- the rsxE gene encoding electron transport complex subunit RsxE yields the protein MPKIKPDAYQEFIKGLWRENPVFVQVLGMCPTLAVTNSAENALVMAGATIFVLVGSSFFVSALQRWIPAQVRMATYIVIIATFVTVIDFGLESLLPRVHKELGPFISLIVVNCIIMARQEAFAARNPVRLALVDALGMGIGFLFALLALGSVREILGVGSLFGINLFGPNFEPWVIMILPPGGFLTLGLLLLFFNWLKERKERLVRRIDAMEAQAQ from the coding sequence ATGCCCAAGATCAAACCAGACGCCTACCAGGAATTCATCAAGGGCCTGTGGCGGGAAAACCCGGTGTTCGTCCAGGTGCTGGGCATGTGCCCCACCCTGGCGGTCACCAACTCGGCGGAGAACGCCCTTGTCATGGCCGGGGCCACCATTTTCGTCCTGGTGGGGTCGAGCTTTTTCGTCTCCGCGCTCCAACGCTGGATACCGGCGCAGGTGCGCATGGCCACCTACATCGTTATCATCGCCACCTTCGTGACCGTCATCGACTTCGGCCTGGAGTCTCTGTTGCCCAGGGTGCACAAGGAACTGGGGCCATTTATTTCCCTGATCGTCGTCAACTGCATCATCATGGCCCGACAGGAGGCCTTCGCCGCGCGTAACCCCGTGCGTCTGGCGTTGGTGGACGCCCTCGGCATGGGCATCGGCTTTCTGTTTGCCCTGCTCGCCCTGGGGAGCGTGCGCGAGATCCTCGGCGTGGGCAGTCTGTTCGGCATCAACCTCTTCGGCCCGAATTTCGAGCCCTGGGTCATCATGATTCTGCCGCCCGGCGGCTTCCTCACCCTCGGCCTCCTGTTGCTCTTCTTCAACTGGTTGAAGGAGCGCAAGGAACGCCTGGTGCGACGCATCGATGCGATGGAGGCCCAAGCGCAATGA